A window of Christiangramia forsetii KT0803 contains these coding sequences:
- a CDS encoding formate/nitrite transporter family protein: MEKDEIEQEEVDKELEKSDSSNDDTKTKSHGEILKEQIIEGCETYDRSKSSILLSSFTAGLEIGFSFLMICSVFFYFEGKVAEETLFKLIALVYPIGFIMVVLGQSILFTEQTSLLTLPVLNKKRSILSLFGIWGIVILGNLIGGMLMALTLSWVGPKLGIFDINSIAKVGEHFVDYDITTILVSAILAGWLMGLLSWLVTSSKETTGEIFIIYIITAVMGFTGLHHSIIGHIEIFAGMLVSPEIDFIIYLKTLITALVGNALGATIFVALLKYRAFIFNVKIP, from the coding sequence TTGGAAAAAGACGAAATAGAACAGGAAGAAGTAGACAAAGAGTTAGAAAAGTCTGATAGCAGCAATGATGACACGAAGACTAAATCTCATGGGGAGATCTTAAAAGAACAAATCATTGAAGGTTGCGAGACTTATGACAGAAGCAAAAGTAGTATTCTTCTAAGTTCATTTACTGCGGGATTAGAAATAGGTTTTAGTTTCCTTATGATTTGTTCGGTTTTCTTTTATTTTGAAGGAAAAGTAGCCGAGGAAACACTATTTAAACTTATCGCCCTGGTTTATCCCATAGGCTTTATCATGGTGGTACTGGGACAATCTATTTTATTTACTGAACAAACATCCCTGCTAACCCTTCCGGTATTAAATAAGAAAAGAAGCATTCTTAGTTTATTTGGAATTTGGGGAATAGTAATCCTTGGGAATCTGATAGGAGGGATGCTCATGGCACTCACTTTATCCTGGGTTGGACCAAAATTAGGCATATTCGATATAAATTCCATTGCCAAAGTTGGGGAACATTTTGTAGATTATGATATAACTACAATCCTGGTAAGTGCGATTCTTGCAGGTTGGCTTATGGGATTACTTAGTTGGCTGGTAACATCTTCAAAAGAAACGACCGGAGAGATCTTTATCATTTATATAATTACCGCTGTCATGGGATTTACAGGTTTACACCATAGTATCATTGGTCATATTGAAATATTTGCCGGTATGCTGGTTTCACCGGAAATCGACTTTATTATCTATTTAAAAACGCTGATCACAGCTTTAGTTGGGAATGCCCTTGGTGCGACTATTTTTGTAGCACTATTAAAATACAGAGCCTTTATATTTAATGTGAAAATACC